From a single Nicotiana tomentosiformis chromosome 2, ASM39032v3, whole genome shotgun sequence genomic region:
- the LOC104101456 gene encoding uncharacterized protein isoform X2 produces the protein MDCSKGEFEEDSITLRQNNILKCSEKIISSNWDKIGKYGSETSGQSAGHINNDESYIMGNPVAGKQETLCTEKNYEKGAHTSKEMVKAKVSNVNLIQQTNESDVKRNSLYPQLTENRECETQSSQMVEESTCHQNQGRYFCYDSPLFGETGAWIPVSVPPMSESEHEEWNRGFCSNGGYLPDGDTDWNQCMGEDKELTMWDVVVDMLLAARGKVQSVASGDIGNMSWISSHLIEQAWKEMAQTLTEANFGNAQEILEADPPKWLPDSASSSCMLCSVRFHPIMCSRHHCRFCGGIFCNECTKGRSLLPEKFRTGEPQRVCDVCCVRLDSVQPYLMDQVSRAAQLPTHDLTDLSTLRSWVNFPWGQSMEYEIYKATNAIRGYERIGLLSSEKKIPEAILQNARGLAILTVVKVGVMVTYNIGTGLVIARREDGSWSPPSAISSFGVGWGAQAGGELTDFIIVLRTTDAVKTFGGDAHLSVGAGVSAAAGIIGRTAEADLRAGTGGYAACYTYSCSKGAFVGCSLQGSVVTTRTRENSRFYGSQSLKASEILLGSLPRPPAAATLYRALADLYQKL, from the exons ATGGACTGCTCGAAAGGGGAATTTGAAGAAGATTCTATAACACTGAGACAGAACAATATCTTGAAGTGTTCTGAAAAGATTATTAGCAGCAACTGGGATAAAATAGGAAAATATGGTTCTGAAACATCTGGTCAAAGTGCAGGTCACATAAACAACGACGAGAGTTATATCATGGGCAATCCAGTGGCTGGAAAACAAGAGACTTTGTGCACAGAAAAAAACTATGAGAAGGGGGCCCACACAAGTAAGGAAATGGTTAAAGCTAAAGTCTCAAATGTTAATTTAATTCAACAGACCAATGAAAGTGATGTAAAAAGAAATTCTCTATACCCACAATTAACTGAAAATAGAGAATGTGAAACGCAGTCATCTCAAATGGTAGAAGAAAGTACGTGTCACCAAAACCAAGGAAGATATTTCTGCTATGATTCACCACTCTTTGGTGAAACTGGAGCTTGGATTCCTGTATCAGTTCCTCCAATGTCAGAGAGTGAGCATGAAGAGTGGAATAGAGGCTTCTGCTCCAATGGGGGATATCTTCCTGATGGTGACACTGATTGGAATCAGTGCATGGGGGAAGACAAGGAGTTGACCATGTGGGATGTGGTGGTGGATATGTTGCTCGCAGCCCGAGGGAAAGTGCAATCTGTTGCATCTGGTGATATTGGTAACATGTCATGGATATCAAGCCATCTCATTGAACAGGCTTGGAAAGAGATGGCTCAAACCCTCACAGAAGCTAATTTTGGTAATGCCCAGGAAATTCTTGAGGCAGATCCTCCCAAATGGTTGCCTGACAGTGCATCTTCCTCTTGTATGTTATGTAGTGTGCGGTTCCACCCTATCATGTGCAGCAGGCATCATTGTCGATTTTGTGGTGGAATATTTTGCAATGAATGTACTAAAGGAAGGAGTTTGCTCCCTGAAAAATTTCGCACTGGGGAACCGCAGCGAGTATGTGATGTATGTTGTGTACGTCTTGACTCCGTGCAGCCATACCTAATGGATCAAGTAAGCCGTGCTGCTCAGTTGCCAACCCATGACCTTACTGACCTGAGCACATTGCGATCTTGGGTAAACTTCCCGTGGGGACAGTCAATGGAATACGAAATTTACAAGGCCACTAACGCTATTCGGGGCTATGAAAGG ATTGGTTTGTTGAGTTCTGAGAAGAAAATTCCAGAAGCTATTCTACAAAATGCAAGAGGTCTTGCCATACTTACGGTCGTGAAAGTTGGAGTGATGGTCACCTATAACATTGGAACTGGATTGGTTATTGCACGTAGAGAAGATGGTTCATGGTCTCCCCCGTCGGCCATTTCTTCTTTCGGTGTGGGATGGGGTGCTCAG GCTGGTGGAGAACTCACTGACTTCATTATTGTTCTGAGAACTACTGATGCTGTCAAGACTTTTGGTGGTGATGCGCATCTTTCAGTTGGAGCTGGTGTGAGTGCTGCTGCTGGGATCATTGGACGAACTGCTGAAGCTGATCTTCGTGCTGGTACTGGAGGCTATGCTGCTTGTTATACATACAGCTGCAGTAAAG GTGCCTTTGTTGGGTGTTCCCTACAAGGGAGTGTAGTGACTACCCGAACACGAGAAAATTCCAGATTTTATGGTAGCCAGTCATTAAAAGCTTCAGAAATTCTCCTTGGTTCGTTGCCGAGGCCCCCTGCTGCAGCCACCCTATATCGTGCACTTGCCGATTTATACCAGAAACTTTGA
- the LOC104101456 gene encoding uncharacterized protein isoform X1 has protein sequence MEPHHNSDSNSKPSSASEGAYSRVSNPLLQSDCSEFGDNRGLDDFDPVIGSNIVKTDKHEEYNRLAVHLRGEIRENTSLTSGLDNRAEELVTNFSVQTTHKTTQELFSKRSFQDTQEAGERYHMDCSKGEFEEDSITLRQNNILKCSEKIISSNWDKIGKYGSETSGQSAGHINNDESYIMGNPVAGKQETLCTEKNYEKGAHTSKEMVKAKVSNVNLIQQTNESDVKRNSLYPQLTENRECETQSSQMVEESTCHQNQGRYFCYDSPLFGETGAWIPVSVPPMSESEHEEWNRGFCSNGGYLPDGDTDWNQCMGEDKELTMWDVVVDMLLAARGKVQSVASGDIGNMSWISSHLIEQAWKEMAQTLTEANFGNAQEILEADPPKWLPDSASSSCMLCSVRFHPIMCSRHHCRFCGGIFCNECTKGRSLLPEKFRTGEPQRVCDVCCVRLDSVQPYLMDQVSRAAQLPTHDLTDLSTLRSWVNFPWGQSMEYEIYKATNAIRGYERIGLLSSEKKIPEAILQNARGLAILTVVKVGVMVTYNIGTGLVIARREDGSWSPPSAISSFGVGWGAQAGGELTDFIIVLRTTDAVKTFGGDAHLSVGAGVSAAAGIIGRTAEADLRAGTGGYAACYTYSCSKGAFVGCSLQGSVVTTRTRENSRFYGSQSLKASEILLGSLPRPPAAATLYRALADLYQKL, from the exons ATGGAGCCCCATCACAATTCGGATTCTAATTCAAAGCCCTCATCTGCTAGTGAAGGAGCTTATTCTAGGGTTTCAAATCCACTTCTTCAATCG GACTGTAGTGAGTTTGGAGATAACAGAGGCTTGGATGATTTTGATCCAGTCATTGGTTCAAACATTGTGAAAACAGATAAGCATGAAGAATATAACAGACTAGCTGTACACCTAAGGGGTGAAATTCGTGAGAACACAAGTTTGACAAGTGGTCTAGATAATCGAGCAGAGGAACTTGTTACCAACTTCTCTGTTCAAACCACACACAAAACAACACAGGAACTTTTCAGTAAACGGTCATTTCAAGACACTCAAGAAGCTGGTGAGAGGTATCATATGGACTGCTCGAAAGGGGAATTTGAAGAAGATTCTATAACACTGAGACAGAACAATATCTTGAAGTGTTCTGAAAAGATTATTAGCAGCAACTGGGATAAAATAGGAAAATATGGTTCTGAAACATCTGGTCAAAGTGCAGGTCACATAAACAACGACGAGAGTTATATCATGGGCAATCCAGTGGCTGGAAAACAAGAGACTTTGTGCACAGAAAAAAACTATGAGAAGGGGGCCCACACAAGTAAGGAAATGGTTAAAGCTAAAGTCTCAAATGTTAATTTAATTCAACAGACCAATGAAAGTGATGTAAAAAGAAATTCTCTATACCCACAATTAACTGAAAATAGAGAATGTGAAACGCAGTCATCTCAAATGGTAGAAGAAAGTACGTGTCACCAAAACCAAGGAAGATATTTCTGCTATGATTCACCACTCTTTGGTGAAACTGGAGCTTGGATTCCTGTATCAGTTCCTCCAATGTCAGAGAGTGAGCATGAAGAGTGGAATAGAGGCTTCTGCTCCAATGGGGGATATCTTCCTGATGGTGACACTGATTGGAATCAGTGCATGGGGGAAGACAAGGAGTTGACCATGTGGGATGTGGTGGTGGATATGTTGCTCGCAGCCCGAGGGAAAGTGCAATCTGTTGCATCTGGTGATATTGGTAACATGTCATGGATATCAAGCCATCTCATTGAACAGGCTTGGAAAGAGATGGCTCAAACCCTCACAGAAGCTAATTTTGGTAATGCCCAGGAAATTCTTGAGGCAGATCCTCCCAAATGGTTGCCTGACAGTGCATCTTCCTCTTGTATGTTATGTAGTGTGCGGTTCCACCCTATCATGTGCAGCAGGCATCATTGTCGATTTTGTGGTGGAATATTTTGCAATGAATGTACTAAAGGAAGGAGTTTGCTCCCTGAAAAATTTCGCACTGGGGAACCGCAGCGAGTATGTGATGTATGTTGTGTACGTCTTGACTCCGTGCAGCCATACCTAATGGATCAAGTAAGCCGTGCTGCTCAGTTGCCAACCCATGACCTTACTGACCTGAGCACATTGCGATCTTGGGTAAACTTCCCGTGGGGACAGTCAATGGAATACGAAATTTACAAGGCCACTAACGCTATTCGGGGCTATGAAAGG ATTGGTTTGTTGAGTTCTGAGAAGAAAATTCCAGAAGCTATTCTACAAAATGCAAGAGGTCTTGCCATACTTACGGTCGTGAAAGTTGGAGTGATGGTCACCTATAACATTGGAACTGGATTGGTTATTGCACGTAGAGAAGATGGTTCATGGTCTCCCCCGTCGGCCATTTCTTCTTTCGGTGTGGGATGGGGTGCTCAG GCTGGTGGAGAACTCACTGACTTCATTATTGTTCTGAGAACTACTGATGCTGTCAAGACTTTTGGTGGTGATGCGCATCTTTCAGTTGGAGCTGGTGTGAGTGCTGCTGCTGGGATCATTGGACGAACTGCTGAAGCTGATCTTCGTGCTGGTACTGGAGGCTATGCTGCTTGTTATACATACAGCTGCAGTAAAG GTGCCTTTGTTGGGTGTTCCCTACAAGGGAGTGTAGTGACTACCCGAACACGAGAAAATTCCAGATTTTATGGTAGCCAGTCATTAAAAGCTTCAGAAATTCTCCTTGGTTCGTTGCCGAGGCCCCCTGCTGCAGCCACCCTATATCGTGCACTTGCCGATTTATACCAGAAACTTTGA